The Deinococcus wulumuqiensis R12 genome has a window encoding:
- the rsfS gene encoding ribosome silencing factor has protein sequence MQLEPQIKTQLQAIVEAARERRAEDVVTLDLTEVSSSLEYFVICTASAGLQLNAVQENIREKAQEAGLPRPSVEGPSERWLLLAFGGSVVVHIMTKDAREYYDLEGLWSDARVLDL, from the coding sequence ATGCAACTCGAACCGCAAATCAAGACCCAACTGCAAGCCATCGTGGAGGCCGCCCGTGAGCGCCGCGCCGAAGACGTGGTGACCCTCGACCTGACTGAAGTCAGCAGCAGCCTGGAATATTTCGTCATCTGCACCGCCAGCGCCGGGTTGCAGCTCAACGCCGTGCAGGAAAACATCCGTGAAAAGGCCCAGGAAGCGGGCCTGCCCCGTCCGAGCGTCGAAGGCCCCAGTGAGCGCTGGCTGCTGCTGGCGTTCGGTGGCAGCGTCGTGGTGCACATCATGACCAAGGACGCCCGCGAGTACTACGACCTTGAAGGCCTCTGGAGCGACGCCCGGGTGCTCGACCTGTAA
- the tgt gene encoding tRNA guanosine(34) transglycosylase Tgt gives MFEFEVKQRDGRARTATFATPRGQVTTPMFMPVGTQGTVKGISPQELSDIGSQMVLANTYHLMLRPGEQLVEAHGGLPGFTAYPGPFLTDSGGFQVMSLGHLRKITEEGVVFKNHLDGSRVELTPERSIQVQEALGADVIMAFDECPPYPAERSYIQASLERTVRWLERCHTVKTREDQALFAIVQGGVHEDLRLQSLEATLPFATPGFAVGGLAVGESKEEMYPAVAFTASRLPENKPRYLMGVGHPEDLVAGIALGIDMFDCVYPTRTGRFGYALTDDGRLNLNSSAARTQLVPLDPECDCYACRHYTRAYLAHLLRAEEMLAPRMLSLHNLRYLHRLVERMRDAITQQHFQAWAAEWSQRYFRGNVPEWFRKALEQSARPETP, from the coding sequence GTGTTCGAGTTTGAAGTCAAGCAGCGTGATGGACGCGCCCGTACCGCCACTTTCGCGACGCCGCGTGGTCAAGTGACCACTCCCATGTTCATGCCTGTCGGGACGCAGGGCACGGTCAAGGGAATCAGCCCTCAGGAACTTTCGGACATCGGGTCACAGATGGTCCTGGCCAATACCTATCACCTGATGCTCCGACCCGGTGAGCAACTTGTGGAGGCGCATGGAGGCCTACCAGGGTTTACTGCTTACCCCGGTCCATTCCTCACCGATTCCGGCGGCTTTCAGGTCATGAGTCTTGGACATCTCCGCAAGATCACTGAAGAAGGCGTCGTCTTCAAGAACCACCTTGACGGCAGCCGGGTGGAGTTGACCCCCGAGCGAAGCATTCAGGTGCAGGAGGCGCTTGGAGCCGACGTCATCATGGCGTTTGACGAGTGTCCTCCCTATCCTGCCGAACGCTCCTACATTCAGGCCAGCCTGGAACGCACAGTGCGGTGGCTGGAGCGTTGCCATACGGTCAAAACCCGTGAAGATCAGGCGCTGTTCGCCATCGTCCAGGGCGGCGTACATGAAGACCTGCGCCTACAAAGCCTGGAGGCCACCCTGCCCTTCGCCACGCCTGGGTTTGCGGTAGGCGGTTTGGCCGTTGGGGAAAGCAAGGAAGAAATGTATCCGGCGGTCGCCTTCACAGCCAGTCGCCTTCCGGAAAACAAGCCGCGCTACCTGATGGGTGTCGGTCATCCTGAGGATCTGGTGGCTGGAATCGCTCTTGGAATTGACATGTTCGACTGTGTGTACCCCACCCGCACGGGCCGTTTCGGGTACGCCCTGACCGACGATGGGCGACTGAACCTGAATTCCAGTGCCGCGCGAACCCAGCTTGTGCCGCTGGACCCCGAGTGCGACTGCTACGCTTGCCGCCACTACACCCGCGCTTATCTGGCGCATTTGCTGAGGGCCGAGGAAATGCTGGCGCCCCGGATGTTGTCGCTGCACAACCTCAGGTACCTGCACCGCCTCGTCGAAAGAATGCGGGACGCCATCACGCAGCAGCACTTCCAGGCCTGGGCAGCGGAGTGGAGCCAGCGTTATTTCCGTGGCAACGTTCCGGAGTGGTTCAGAAAAGCCCTGGAACAGAGTGCTCGTCCGGAAACCCCGTAA
- the slpA gene encoding S-layer protein SlpA, translated as MKKSLIALTTALSFGLAAAQTAAPVSAPQVPALTDVPAGHWAKDAIDRLVSRGIILGYPDGTFRGTQNLTRYEAAIIIARLLDQMRDGETPAGMTAEDMTALQNAIQELAADLAALGVRVSDLEANAVSKDDFARLEARIEEVAAAGGEQGASEDIQGQIDELTARVDEYDALRADVDDNASSIAALNDLTVLLNQDILDLQDRVSAVEAAQADFVQRSDFDALGGRVTTVETRVETVNNTLSGRIAALERNAFSVKPSLTIGYSVSRTNRNFDVDRLFPLNADGTVANNAFTSGGIDSDTGAQRRDFGDFGNASDAVVAGEAGLYGFADGVSYTVYFTDGTTATYNGLNTAGYTAPDGKTVDRTKGTNGFAFNNLARYKEGSTDIGISLGFDTSGQFSQVTSGTGGSLFSTAGRLQVNQIDLNFGLVTGLPSDAYIDTNGNGKKDDGEATGRGTYLGSGGTAATLRDPAGNIYRPVFFRFKNATTQFSVGNNPVIVTLGQQQKFYFSDYVFDNNYDGRGDGFTVTVDGSNVPVIGAWKPQIKGVYGSRGGLDGTGEAGYGVYYRGVRAQITPVGTLTAGIHYAQEGRDLFGAAQNTTSTPSDVTTYGADLHGKAFGVELHSEYATSRVRPNTANATVQTSNAFYARVATRKDNLAFDLNTPAAKIGNDTFGVALYDLNYRKIDAGYTNVAGISEYGYGSYSRTSAQNIAYNPDTGVTAPFANLDRQSYTDANNDGTPDRNADGTAVVTNTKIGQMGFGVKAAANLGPVAIGGYYDTSTGANGDNANRMTEAGGSAKLAYSIFSLRGTYNTLDSNRPQIYRDAAGTQIIDDAQVRRYAVQADVTPGLGLFVGAYYRDVNVNGVRSTTDRGLLGRGYLASSFEPGVGNNAYRTGLRCADNNFGTGTRDIDGVGGVLNPAVNLDQSRTSTCFTSYGVEAGHAGDNANALVKDLFFRVGYSRVYVPTTATATTGDFSGSVAYGDARYDRKVGVANVRLAGSFSTTNTQLDSRPAGTRGAVGLIVRTDPLANLPFRPQLNGQVAYYTADNRLGTGNLTYNANATKYGAGVVLNDFLLPQTKIGVRYDGYVAQNRQYTPFDGSGTQGFFSDSNNNRRTNLNGVYVEGAYQDLIFSYGTYTLSQKDMTSGTEYGSGIGNGQPARGQTFKISYKVNF; from the coding sequence ATGAAGAAAAGTCTGATTGCTCTGACCACGGCGCTGTCGTTCGGCCTCGCTGCCGCCCAGACCGCCGCTCCGGTGAGCGCACCCCAGGTTCCTGCCCTGACCGACGTTCCTGCCGGTCACTGGGCCAAGGACGCCATTGACCGTCTGGTGAGCCGCGGCATCATCCTGGGCTACCCCGACGGCACGTTCCGTGGCACCCAGAACCTGACCCGTTACGAAGCCGCCATCATCATCGCCCGCCTGCTTGACCAGATGCGCGACGGTGAAACCCCCGCCGGCATGACCGCCGAGGACATGACCGCGCTGCAAAACGCCATTCAAGAACTGGCCGCCGATCTGGCCGCCCTGGGCGTGCGCGTGAGCGACCTCGAGGCGAACGCCGTCAGCAAGGACGACTTCGCCCGTCTGGAAGCCCGCATCGAAGAAGTGGCGGCTGCCGGAGGCGAGCAGGGCGCGAGCGAGGACATCCAGGGTCAGATCGACGAACTGACCGCCCGCGTGGACGAGTACGACGCGCTGCGTGCCGATGTCGACGACAACGCCAGCAGCATCGCTGCCCTCAACGACCTGACCGTGCTGCTCAACCAGGACATCCTGGACCTGCAGGACCGTGTCAGCGCCGTGGAAGCCGCGCAGGCCGACTTCGTGCAGCGCAGCGACTTCGACGCCCTCGGTGGCCGCGTGACCACTGTCGAAACCCGCGTCGAAACCGTCAACAACACCCTGAGTGGCCGCATCGCTGCTCTGGAGCGCAACGCGTTCAGCGTTAAGCCCAGCCTGACCATCGGCTACAGCGTGAGCCGCACCAACCGCAACTTCGACGTCGACCGCCTGTTCCCCCTGAACGCGGACGGCACGGTCGCCAACAACGCCTTCACCAGCGGCGGCATCGACAGCGACACTGGTGCGCAGCGCCGCGACTTCGGCGACTTCGGCAACGCTTCCGACGCTGTCGTTGCTGGTGAAGCTGGTCTGTACGGCTTCGCTGACGGTGTGAGCTACACGGTGTACTTTACCGACGGCACCACGGCGACCTACAACGGCCTCAACACCGCCGGCTACACTGCGCCTGATGGCAAGACGGTTGACCGCACCAAGGGGACCAACGGTTTCGCGTTCAACAACCTGGCCCGTTACAAGGAAGGCAGCACCGACATCGGGATCAGCCTGGGCTTCGACACCAGCGGCCAGTTCAGCCAGGTCACCAGCGGGACCGGTGGCAGCCTGTTCAGCACCGCAGGTCGTCTCCAGGTCAACCAGATCGACCTGAACTTCGGTCTGGTCACGGGCCTGCCGAGCGACGCCTACATCGACACCAACGGCAACGGCAAGAAGGACGACGGCGAAGCGACTGGCCGCGGCACCTACCTCGGCAGCGGCGGCACGGCGGCCACCCTCCGCGATCCTGCGGGCAACATCTACCGCCCCGTGTTCTTCCGTTTCAAGAACGCCACCACCCAGTTCAGCGTGGGCAACAACCCGGTCATCGTGACCCTGGGCCAGCAGCAGAAGTTCTACTTCAGCGACTACGTCTTCGACAACAACTACGATGGCCGTGGCGACGGCTTCACCGTCACGGTGGACGGCAGCAACGTGCCTGTGATCGGCGCCTGGAAGCCCCAGATCAAGGGCGTGTACGGTAGCCGTGGCGGTCTCGACGGCACCGGCGAAGCGGGCTACGGCGTGTACTACCGTGGTGTGCGTGCGCAGATCACCCCCGTCGGCACCCTGACGGCGGGCATCCACTACGCGCAGGAAGGCCGTGACCTCTTCGGCGCGGCTCAGAACACCACCAGCACGCCTTCCGACGTCACTACCTACGGCGCCGACCTGCACGGTAAGGCGTTCGGCGTGGAACTGCACAGCGAGTACGCCACCAGCCGCGTGCGCCCCAACACGGCCAATGCTACCGTTCAGACCAGCAACGCCTTCTACGCCCGCGTGGCGACCCGCAAGGACAACCTCGCGTTCGACCTGAACACTCCGGCAGCCAAGATCGGCAACGACACCTTCGGCGTGGCGCTGTACGACCTGAACTACCGCAAGATCGACGCTGGGTACACCAACGTGGCTGGCATCAGCGAGTATGGCTACGGGTCCTACAGCCGCACCTCGGCCCAGAACATCGCCTATAACCCCGACACCGGTGTGACGGCTCCCTTTGCCAACCTCGACCGTCAGAGCTACACCGATGCCAACAACGACGGTACGCCGGACCGCAACGCCGACGGCACCGCTGTGGTGACCAACACCAAGATCGGCCAGATGGGCTTCGGCGTGAAGGCAGCGGCCAACCTCGGTCCCGTGGCCATCGGCGGCTACTACGACACCAGCACCGGCGCCAACGGCGACAATGCCAACCGCATGACCGAAGCGGGCGGCTCGGCCAAGCTGGCCTACAGCATCTTCTCGCTGCGTGGCACGTACAACACCCTGGACAGCAACCGTCCCCAGATCTACCGTGACGCTGCTGGCACCCAGATCATCGACGACGCTCAGGTGCGCCGCTACGCCGTGCAGGCGGACGTGACCCCTGGCCTGGGCCTGTTCGTGGGCGCCTACTACCGCGACGTGAACGTGAACGGTGTGCGCTCGACCACCGACCGTGGCCTGCTGGGCCGTGGCTACCTGGCTTCCAGCTTCGAGCCCGGCGTGGGCAACAATGCCTACCGCACCGGTCTGCGCTGCGCCGACAACAACTTCGGCACCGGTACCCGGGACATCGACGGTGTGGGCGGCGTGCTCAACCCGGCGGTCAACCTTGATCAGAGCCGCACCTCCACCTGCTTCACCTCCTACGGTGTGGAAGCGGGCCACGCGGGCGACAACGCCAATGCGCTGGTCAAGGACCTGTTCTTCCGCGTGGGCTACTCGCGCGTGTACGTGCCCACCACCGCCACCGCGACGACGGGCGATTTCAGCGGCTCGGTCGCTTACGGTGACGCCCGTTACGACCGCAAGGTCGGTGTGGCGAACGTGCGCCTCGCCGGTTCGTTCTCGACCACCAACACCCAGCTCGACAGCCGTCCTGCCGGGACCCGTGGTGCGGTCGGCCTGATCGTGCGTACCGACCCCCTCGCCAACCTGCCCTTCCGTCCTCAGCTCAACGGTCAGGTGGCCTACTACACCGCCGACAACCGTCTGGGCACTGGCAACCTCACCTACAACGCCAACGCGACCAAGTACGGCGCAGGCGTGGTGCTGAACGACTTCCTGCTGCCCCAGACCAAGATCGGCGTGCGCTACGACGGCTATGTGGCCCAGAACCGTCAGTACACCCCCTTCGACGGCAGCGGCACCCAGGGCTTCTTCAGCGACAGCAACAACAACCGCCGCACCAACCTGAACGGCGTGTACGTGGAAGGCGCCTACCAGGACCTGATCTTCAGCTACGGGACCTACACCCTCAGCCAGAAGGACATGACCAGCGGTACCGAGTACGGCAGCGGTATCGGCAACGGCCAGCCTGCCCGCGGCCAGACCTTCAAGATCAGCTACAAGGTCAACTTCTAA
- a CDS encoding manganese-dependent inorganic pyrophosphatase codes for MLAVFGHLNPDTDAISAAMVYARLLTRQGTEAQAYRLGEPNFETAYVLRELGLEAPPLLTELPAGSKVALVDHNESAQSLPGLSELDVTRVVDHHKLGDLTTTSTPYLRFEPVGCTGTILLALHREAGLSVDPQDAKLMLSAILSDTLHFRSPTTTPQDREAVAFLAPIAGVEDVEAYALAMFAAKSDLGDTPAETLLRMDYKVFPFGDAAQPQHWGLGVIETTNPAYVFGRQQELLTAMDQVKADDSLSGVLLSVVDILNETNRTLVLGATEAKVLREAFGVEAEGQVADLGARISRKKQIVPTLEKYFTPEA; via the coding sequence ATGCTCGCTGTTTTTGGACATCTCAACCCCGATACCGACGCCATTTCGGCGGCGATGGTCTATGCCCGGCTGCTGACCCGGCAGGGCACCGAGGCCCAGGCCTACCGACTGGGCGAACCCAACTTCGAGACGGCCTACGTGCTGCGCGAACTCGGCCTGGAGGCGCCCCCGCTGCTGACCGAACTGCCCGCCGGCAGCAAGGTGGCCCTGGTCGATCACAACGAGAGCGCGCAGTCGCTCCCCGGCCTGAGTGAACTGGACGTCACCCGCGTGGTGGACCACCACAAGCTCGGCGACCTGACGACCACCAGCACGCCCTACCTGCGTTTCGAGCCGGTCGGCTGCACCGGGACCATCCTGCTCGCGCTGCACCGGGAAGCGGGGTTGAGCGTGGACCCCCAGGACGCCAAGCTGATGCTGAGCGCGATTCTGAGCGATACCCTGCACTTCCGCAGCCCCACCACCACCCCGCAGGACCGTGAAGCGGTGGCCTTCCTGGCGCCCATAGCCGGGGTCGAGGACGTCGAAGCCTACGCCCTGGCAATGTTTGCGGCCAAGAGCGACCTGGGCGACACCCCTGCCGAAACGCTGCTGCGTATGGACTACAAGGTCTTTCCTTTCGGCGACGCGGCGCAGCCACAGCACTGGGGCCTCGGCGTGATCGAGACGACCAACCCGGCCTACGTGTTCGGACGTCAGCAGGAGCTGCTCACGGCAATGGATCAGGTCAAGGCCGATGACAGCCTTTCGGGCGTGTTGCTGAGCGTGGTGGACATCCTCAACGAAACCAACCGTACGCTGGTGCTGGGGGCCACCGAGGCCAAGGTGCTGCGCGAGGCCTTTGGAGTCGAGGCCGAGGGTCAGGTGGCCGATCTGGGCGCCCGCATCAGCCGCAAAAAGCAGATCGTGCCGACGCTGGAAAAGTACTTCACGCCTGAAGCCTGA
- a CDS encoding bifunctional folylpolyglutamate synthase/dihydrofolate synthase: protein MTQGANVEWLFARQRFGVHPGLERVRELLARLGTPQRNFEVVLVGGTNGKGSTAASLEAMLRAGGRRTGLFTSPHLTRLSERFVVGGAELPQGAVAAALDRVRPASEAVEASFFEVITALGCLLFAEAEVDLAVMEVGLGGRLDATNVLDPRLSVITNVALDHTAILGDTPGQIAAEKAGILRAGQSAVTAVAPDVLPILERQGADLWALGRDWAAQTRSLGWDGTEVGVQWPGGGTQLRTPLLGEHGGLNAALAAVAAARLGVPTPAIVQGAAQTRWPGRLEVLPRQGLPRQGLTGQGGHRVLLDGAHNPAGARALAQALRPLLAGQGQERLPVIFGAAEDKDLAGVAAELLPLASRVILTRAALSPRAADPAQLAALFPGVPLERTETPAQALAALRPEEDLALACGSLYLLGELRPLLLGEQPESHERWQ, encoded by the coding sequence GTGACGCAAGGCGCGAATGTGGAATGGCTGTTTGCCCGGCAACGCTTCGGGGTGCACCCCGGCCTGGAGCGGGTGCGCGAGCTGCTGGCGCGACTGGGCACTCCCCAGCGGAATTTCGAGGTGGTGCTCGTCGGCGGCACCAACGGCAAGGGCAGCACCGCTGCGTCCCTGGAGGCCATGCTGCGGGCCGGGGGCAGGCGCACCGGCCTCTTTACCAGTCCGCACCTGACCCGGCTGAGCGAGCGTTTCGTGGTCGGTGGCGCCGAACTGCCGCAGGGGGCGGTGGCAGCGGCCCTGGACCGCGTGCGTCCGGCGAGCGAAGCGGTCGAAGCCTCCTTTTTCGAGGTCATTACGGCGCTGGGCTGCCTGCTGTTTGCAGAGGCGGAGGTGGACCTGGCCGTGATGGAGGTCGGGCTGGGCGGGCGACTCGACGCCACCAACGTGCTCGACCCCCGGCTGAGTGTCATCACCAACGTGGCGCTCGACCACACGGCCATTCTGGGAGACACGCCCGGGCAAATTGCGGCGGAGAAGGCAGGCATTCTGCGGGCCGGGCAAAGCGCCGTGACCGCCGTGGCGCCGGACGTGCTGCCCATCCTGGAGCGCCAGGGCGCCGACCTCTGGGCGCTGGGCCGTGACTGGGCCGCGCAGACCCGCAGCCTGGGCTGGGACGGCACCGAAGTGGGCGTGCAGTGGCCGGGAGGCGGAACGCAGCTGCGGACCCCGCTGCTGGGGGAACATGGGGGCCTCAATGCGGCGCTGGCGGCAGTCGCGGCGGCGCGGCTGGGCGTACCGACCCCGGCCATCGTGCAGGGAGCGGCACAGACCCGCTGGCCGGGGCGGCTGGAAGTGTTGCCCAGACAGGGGTTGCCCAGACAGGGGTTGACCGGACAGGGAGGCCACCGGGTGCTGCTTGACGGAGCACACAATCCGGCGGGAGCGCGGGCGCTGGCCCAGGCGCTGCGTCCCCTGCTGGCCGGACAGGGGCAGGAACGGCTGCCGGTCATTTTCGGTGCGGCGGAGGACAAGGACCTGGCAGGAGTGGCCGCCGAACTGCTGCCGCTCGCCTCGCGGGTCATCCTGACGCGGGCGGCCCTCAGTCCCCGGGCCGCCGACCCCGCGCAGCTGGCGGCGCTGTTTCCCGGCGTGCCGCTGGAGCGGACAGAGACGCCCGCTCAGGCTCTGGCCGCGCTGCGCCCGGAGGAGGACCTCGCGCTCGCGTGCGGCAGCCTTTACCTGCTGGGAGAGTTGCGCCCGTTGCTGCTCGGCGAACAGCCGGAGAGCCACGAACGCTGGCAATAG
- a CDS encoding helix-turn-helix domain-containing protein, with protein MKLHERLRELRSERGLRLKDVAEVADISVPYLSDLERGRTNPSLETLQTLAGAYSITVHDLLEGVEFYGESTDGALPKGLADLVADPTLGPQITPDWVRTLSRIELRGKRPRDKQDWYEIYLHLKRILN; from the coding sequence TTGAAACTGCACGAACGACTTCGTGAACTGCGCAGCGAACGTGGGCTGCGGCTCAAGGACGTGGCCGAAGTGGCCGACATCAGCGTGCCCTACCTCAGCGACCTCGAGCGTGGCCGCACCAACCCCAGCCTGGAAACCCTCCAGACGCTGGCCGGTGCCTACAGCATCACGGTGCACGACCTGCTCGAAGGGGTGGAGTTCTACGGCGAATCGACCGACGGCGCCCTGCCCAAGGGGCTGGCCGACCTGGTCGCCGATCCCACGCTGGGACCACAGATCACGCCCGACTGGGTGCGGACCCTCTCGCGCATCGAACTGCGCGGCAAGCGCCCGCGCGACAAGCAGGACTGGTACGAGATCTACCTGCACCTCAAGCGCATCCTGAACTGA
- a CDS encoding polymer-forming cytoskeletal protein, producing MDRNDMGNELGKTEATWTAAGCAAPLTPELRALLHREADGDLSVDEQAALDAASLDPQVQEARRSLRGAVALLTGPNPPAPRSVAGAVVADLRLRQQLAAPVLSPTLAHTLASDVSRDIARDAALERALTPPPLPHSLAASLPRDIAFSQQLHRQLAASPLPPVPPLAPALASEIASDARTRTALQGSPTPSLPRSLAASLAGRIAQEASDVPRASVVQQASPQASPQVVAALHAAAPTPAFAQAAPRTSRAPLLLVSALLAGLTLLTVTAAWPNLAAGALVLQTVLEHVAPVAGLGLLLLLLTSALVTWMPTPAVRRFGAGAFVLAGVLTLPPLYGVVNGEPGLSFGRPVEVQGLVKGNVVAIGGDVILQPGAEVEGRVVTLLGDIKQAPGARVHGEMSAVLGHTPGESAAAGAVPAPQGVQLATAAAFRPLVGWLSAAAWPQIFVALTGGLLLLLFVAGTAPVLARRQRHAPMRTLALGVLMLAALLLPALALTFAGLLGAGLLVLALAGLLVATGLSVTVYDLGRALACRLRLPVPDTVGAFLGISLVAGSLSWAPLAFALALVGGAWGAGTLFLQRQTGEAGRTRAAL from the coding sequence GTGGACAGAAACGACATGGGCAACGAACTGGGCAAGACGGAAGCGACATGGACGGCGGCGGGGTGTGCCGCACCCCTGACCCCCGAACTGCGGGCGCTGCTGCACCGAGAGGCCGACGGCGACCTCAGCGTGGACGAGCAGGCGGCCCTGGACGCGGCCTCCCTCGACCCGCAGGTGCAGGAGGCGCGGCGTTCGTTGCGCGGGGCAGTGGCCCTGCTGACCGGCCCGAATCCGCCCGCTCCCCGCAGCGTGGCGGGCGCGGTGGTGGCCGACCTGCGGCTGCGGCAGCAACTGGCGGCTCCGGTCCTGTCCCCCACCCTGGCGCACACGCTGGCAAGCGACGTCAGCCGGGACATCGCCAGGGACGCGGCCCTGGAGCGGGCACTGACCCCTCCCCCCCTGCCGCACTCGCTGGCCGCCAGCCTGCCCCGCGACATCGCCTTTTCCCAGCAGCTGCACCGGCAACTCGCCGCTTCGCCGCTCCCCCCCGTGCCCCCGCTGGCCCCGGCGCTGGCGTCCGAGATTGCGAGTGACGCCCGGACCCGCACCGCGCTGCAGGGGTCGCCCACGCCTTCCCTGCCCCGCTCGCTGGCGGCTTCCCTCGCCGGACGCATCGCGCAGGAGGCTTCAGATGTCCCACGAGCCTCAGTCGTCCAGCAGGCTTCACCCCAGGCCTCGCCCCAGGTCGTGGCCGCGCTGCACGCCGCTGCGCCGACCCCGGCCTTCGCCCAGGCGGCCCCGCGCACCAGCCGTGCTCCCCTGCTGCTCGTCAGTGCGCTGCTGGCCGGGCTGACCCTGCTGACCGTCACGGCGGCGTGGCCCAACCTGGCGGCGGGGGCGCTGGTGCTCCAGACCGTGCTCGAACATGTGGCGCCGGTGGCCGGTCTGGGCCTGCTGCTGCTGCTGCTGACCAGTGCGCTGGTCACCTGGATGCCCACGCCTGCCGTGCGGCGCTTCGGGGCGGGGGCCTTCGTTCTGGCCGGCGTCCTGACGCTTCCGCCGCTGTACGGCGTCGTCAACGGCGAACCCGGCCTGAGCTTCGGCCGCCCGGTGGAGGTCCAGGGGCTGGTCAAGGGCAACGTCGTCGCCATCGGTGGGGACGTGATCCTGCAACCCGGCGCCGAGGTGGAAGGCCGGGTGGTCACGCTGCTGGGCGACATCAAGCAGGCTCCGGGTGCGCGGGTCCACGGCGAAATGAGTGCCGTGCTGGGTCACACCCCCGGCGAGAGTGCCGCAGCCGGGGCCGTGCCCGCACCGCAGGGCGTCCAACTGGCGACCGCCGCCGCCTTCCGCCCACTGGTCGGCTGGCTGAGCGCGGCGGCGTGGCCGCAGATTTTCGTGGCCCTCACGGGGGGGCTGCTGCTGCTGCTGTTCGTGGCGGGCACGGCCCCGGTCCTGGCCCGGCGGCAGCGGCACGCCCCGATGAGAACGCTGGCGCTGGGCGTGCTGATGCTGGCGGCGCTGCTGCTTCCGGCCCTGGCGCTGACTTTTGCGGGACTGCTCGGTGCGGGCCTGCTGGTGCTGGCACTCGCCGGGCTGCTGGTCGCCACCGGCCTGAGCGTGACCGTCTACGACCTGGGCCGCGCCCTGGCCTGCCGCCTGCGGCTTCCCGTTCCCGACACCGTCGGGGCTTTCCTGGGCATCAGCCTCGTCGCGGGCAGCCTGAGCTGGGCACCCCTGGCCTTTGCCCTGGCACTGGTCGGCGGCGCCTGGGGCGCGGGCACCCTCTTTCTGCAACGCCAGACAGGTGAGGCGGGACGGACCCGAGCGGCCCTGTAG
- the moaC gene encoding cyclic pyranopterin monophosphate synthase MoaC: MSDPATGLNGDAPQLTHFRDGQPRMVDVSAKAPSTRTARAEAWVFLPPESRAALLAGQTPKGDPLGVARLAGLVGSKRTADLIFLCHPIPVTGAEVDVSLADAGIHITATVRTTAPTGVEMEALTAVTVAALNVYDMLKATSKAIEIGGVRLLSKTGGKSGDYQAPESLPRP; this comes from the coding sequence ATGAGTGACCCGGCCACTGGACTGAACGGCGACGCGCCGCAGCTCACCCATTTCAGGGACGGTCAGCCCCGCATGGTGGACGTGTCGGCCAAGGCGCCCAGCACCCGCACCGCCCGCGCCGAGGCCTGGGTGTTCCTGCCCCCGGAGTCCCGCGCCGCGCTGCTTGCCGGGCAGACGCCCAAGGGTGACCCCCTCGGCGTGGCGCGGCTGGCCGGCCTGGTCGGCAGCAAGCGCACCGCCGACCTGATTTTCCTGTGTCATCCCATCCCCGTCACGGGCGCCGAGGTGGACGTGTCCCTGGCAGACGCGGGCATCCACATCACCGCCACGGTCAGGACCACCGCGCCCACCGGCGTGGAGATGGAGGCGCTGACCGCCGTCACGGTGGCGGCCCTCAACGTGTACGACATGCTCAAGGCCACGAGCAAGGCCATCGAGATTGGCGGCGTGCGGCTGCTGTCCAAGACCGGCGGCAAAAGCGGAGACTATCAGGCACCAGAGAGCCTTCCCCGGCCCTGA
- a CDS encoding YceD family protein, producing the protein MNEQPRIHLGSLLRTAEDAHAEGELDHLQYLQGKEPQTLRFAEPAAFEVDINSLGGDEMYLQGSFSPTLVMECARCLREVQVPLDISLGTLMRYEPSAQEPYLEEAETGEEVLVFGNPDLDLSAYLAESTLLAAPLSVLHAPECRGLCQVCGHDLNDGPCEHSAQVPIEEQVVELGSPEGSSHAKQNPFAGLKDLELPEE; encoded by the coding sequence ATGAACGAACAGCCCCGGATTCACCTGGGTTCCCTGCTGCGCACAGCCGAGGACGCGCACGCGGAAGGCGAACTCGACCACCTCCAGTACCTCCAGGGCAAAGAGCCGCAGACCCTGCGTTTTGCCGAACCCGCCGCCTTCGAGGTGGACATCAACTCGCTCGGTGGCGACGAAATGTACCTTCAGGGCAGCTTTTCTCCCACGCTGGTCATGGAATGCGCCCGCTGCCTGCGCGAGGTGCAGGTGCCGCTCGACATTTCGCTCGGCACGCTGATGCGCTACGAGCCGTCTGCGCAGGAGCCTTATCTCGAAGAAGCCGAAACCGGCGAGGAAGTGCTGGTGTTTGGCAACCCCGACCTCGACCTCAGCGCCTACCTCGCCGAGAGCACCCTGCTCGCCGCGCCGCTGAGCGTGCTGCACGCGCCCGAGTGCCGGGGCCTGTGTCAGGTATGCGGCCACGACCTCAACGACGGCCCCTGCGAACACAGCGCCCAAGTGCCTATCGAGGAACAGGTCGTGGAACTCGGCTCGCCCGAGGGCAGCAGCCACGCGAAGCAAAACCCCTTCGCGGGCCTGAAGGACCTGGAACTTCCCGAAGAATGA